From the genome of Cinclus cinclus chromosome 12, bCinCin1.1, whole genome shotgun sequence, one region includes:
- the TADA3 gene encoding transcriptional adapter 3 isoform X1 produces MSELKDCPLQFHDFKSVDHVKVCPRYTAVLARSEDDGIGIEELDTLQLELETLLSSASRRLRVLEAETQILTDWQDKKGDRRFLKLSKDHDVGTSVKHGKPKKQKLEGKGGHGTGPGPGRPKSKNLQPKIQEYEFQDDPIDVPRIPKNDAPNRFWASVEPYCADLTNEEVRVLEELLKPPEDEAEHYKIPPLGKHYSQRWAQEDLLEEQKDGARAAAAADKKKGVLGPLTELDTKGAPIPPLPLPRRAGSACAQWSQAQERLRLPCPIAHLCVSEVAFSLSCFVTDVDALLKKSEAQHEQPEDGCPFGPLTQRLLQALVEENIISPVEDSPIPEITGKDSGADGAGTSPRSQNKPFSVPHTKSLEGRIKEELVAQGLLESEDRPAEDSEDEVLAELRKRQAELKALSAHNRTKKHELLRLAKEELHRQELRQRVRMADNEVMDAFRKIMAARQKKRTPTKKEKDQAWKTLKERESILKLLDG; encoded by the exons ATGAGTGAGCTGAAGGACTGCCCGCTGCAGTTCCATGACTTCAAGTCGGTGGACCACGTGAAAGTGTGTCCCCGGTACACGGCTGTGCTGGCCCGCTCGGAGGACGATGGTATCGGCATCGAGGAGCTGGACAcgctgcagctggagctggagacgCTGCTGTCCTCTGCCAGCCGCCGCCTTCGCGTCCTGGAGGCCGAGACACAG ATCCTGACGGACTGGCAGGATAAAAAGGGCGACCGGCGGTTCCTGAAGCTAAGCAAGGACCATGATGTGGGCACATCTGTAAAACATGGGAAGCCCAAGAAGCAGAAGCTGGAGGGCAAAGGGGGCCATGGGACTGGGCCTGGGCCTGGCCGGCCCAAGTCCAAGAACCTGCAGCCCAAAATCCAGGAATATGAGTTCCAGGATGATCCCATTGATGTGCCCCGCATCCCCAAAAATGATGCTCCAAACAG GTTCTGGGCATCAGTGGAGCCATACTGTGCTGATCTCACCAACGAGGAGGTCAGagtcctggaggagctgctcaaGCCGCCAGAGGATGAGGCTGAGCATTACAAG ATTCCACCACTAGGGAAGCATTACTCCCAGCGCTGGGCACAAGAGGacctgctggaggagcagaaggATGGAGCccgggcagcagctgctgccgaCAAGAAGAAGGGTGTTCTGGGGCCACTGACTGAGCTGGACACTAAAGGTGCCCCAATCCCACCCCTGCCTTTGCCCAGACGGGCTGGGAGTGCTTGTGCCCAGTGGAGCCAAGCCCAAGAAAGGCTGAGGTTGCCTTGTCCCATTGCTCATCTCTGTGTCTCTGAGGttgctttttccctctcctgcttTGTCACAGATGTTGATGCTCTCCTGAAGAAGTCAGAAGCCCAGCATGAGCAGCCAGAGGATGGGTGTCCCTTTGGTCCCCTGACACAGCGTCTCCTTCAGGCCCTTGTGGAG GAGAACATCATCTCCCCTGTTGAGGACTCCCCCATCCCTGAGATCACTGGTAAGGACTCGGGAGCTGATGGTGCTGGCACATCTCCCCGCAGCCAGAACAAGCCCTTCAG TGTCCCCCACACCAAGTCACTGGAGGGGCGGATCAAGGAGGAGCTGGTGGCCCAGGGCCTGCTGGAGTCAGAAGACCGTCCGGCAGAGGACTCGGAGGACGAGGTATTGGCTGAGTTACGCAagaggcaggcagagctgaaggCACTCAGCGCACACAACCGCACCAAGAAGCACGAGCTGCTGCG GCTCGCCAAGGAGGAACTGCACCGGCAGGAGCTGCGGCAGCGTGTCCGCATGGCTGACAACGAGGTGATGGATGCATTCCGCAAGATCATGGCTGCTCGGCAGAAGAAGCGCACGCCCACCAAAAAGGAGAAGGACCAGGCCTGGAAGACCCTGAAGGAGCGGGAGAGCATCCTCAAGCTGCTGGATGGGTAG
- the TADA3 gene encoding transcriptional adapter 3 isoform X2, whose translation MSELKDCPLQFHDFKSVDHVKVCPRYTAVLARSEDDGIGIEELDTLQLELETLLSSASRRLRVLEAETQILTDWQDKKGDRRFLKLSKDHDVGTSVKHGKPKKQKLEGKGGHGTGPGPGRPKSKNLQPKIQEYEFQDDPIDVPRIPKNDAPNRFWASVEPYCADLTNEEVRVLEELLKPPEDEAEHYKIPPLGKHYSQRWAQEDLLEEQKDGARAAAAADKKKGVLGPLTELDTKDVDALLKKSEAQHEQPEDGCPFGPLTQRLLQALVEENIISPVEDSPIPEITGKDSGADGAGTSPRSQNKPFSVPHTKSLEGRIKEELVAQGLLESEDRPAEDSEDEVLAELRKRQAELKALSAHNRTKKHELLRLAKEELHRQELRQRVRMADNEVMDAFRKIMAARQKKRTPTKKEKDQAWKTLKERESILKLLDG comes from the exons ATGAGTGAGCTGAAGGACTGCCCGCTGCAGTTCCATGACTTCAAGTCGGTGGACCACGTGAAAGTGTGTCCCCGGTACACGGCTGTGCTGGCCCGCTCGGAGGACGATGGTATCGGCATCGAGGAGCTGGACAcgctgcagctggagctggagacgCTGCTGTCCTCTGCCAGCCGCCGCCTTCGCGTCCTGGAGGCCGAGACACAG ATCCTGACGGACTGGCAGGATAAAAAGGGCGACCGGCGGTTCCTGAAGCTAAGCAAGGACCATGATGTGGGCACATCTGTAAAACATGGGAAGCCCAAGAAGCAGAAGCTGGAGGGCAAAGGGGGCCATGGGACTGGGCCTGGGCCTGGCCGGCCCAAGTCCAAGAACCTGCAGCCCAAAATCCAGGAATATGAGTTCCAGGATGATCCCATTGATGTGCCCCGCATCCCCAAAAATGATGCTCCAAACAG GTTCTGGGCATCAGTGGAGCCATACTGTGCTGATCTCACCAACGAGGAGGTCAGagtcctggaggagctgctcaaGCCGCCAGAGGATGAGGCTGAGCATTACAAG ATTCCACCACTAGGGAAGCATTACTCCCAGCGCTGGGCACAAGAGGacctgctggaggagcagaaggATGGAGCccgggcagcagctgctgccgaCAAGAAGAAGGGTGTTCTGGGGCCACTGACTGAGCTGGACACTAAAG ATGTTGATGCTCTCCTGAAGAAGTCAGAAGCCCAGCATGAGCAGCCAGAGGATGGGTGTCCCTTTGGTCCCCTGACACAGCGTCTCCTTCAGGCCCTTGTGGAG GAGAACATCATCTCCCCTGTTGAGGACTCCCCCATCCCTGAGATCACTGGTAAGGACTCGGGAGCTGATGGTGCTGGCACATCTCCCCGCAGCCAGAACAAGCCCTTCAG TGTCCCCCACACCAAGTCACTGGAGGGGCGGATCAAGGAGGAGCTGGTGGCCCAGGGCCTGCTGGAGTCAGAAGACCGTCCGGCAGAGGACTCGGAGGACGAGGTATTGGCTGAGTTACGCAagaggcaggcagagctgaaggCACTCAGCGCACACAACCGCACCAAGAAGCACGAGCTGCTGCG GCTCGCCAAGGAGGAACTGCACCGGCAGGAGCTGCGGCAGCGTGTCCGCATGGCTGACAACGAGGTGATGGATGCATTCCGCAAGATCATGGCTGCTCGGCAGAAGAAGCGCACGCCCACCAAAAAGGAGAAGGACCAGGCCTGGAAGACCCTGAAGGAGCGGGAGAGCATCCTCAAGCTGCTGGATGGGTAG
- the CAMK1 gene encoding calcium/calmodulin-dependent protein kinase type 1 has protein sequence MPLGQDGPSWKKRIEDIQRIYDFRDVLGTGAFSEVVLAEEKTTRKLVAIKCIAKKALEGKETSIENEIAVLHKIKHPNIVALDDIYESGTHLYLIMQLVSGGELFDRIVEKGFYTERDASALIRQILDAVKYLHDMGIVHRDLKPENLLYYSMDEDSKIMISDFGLSKIEGCGSVMSTACGTPGYVAPEVLAQKPYSKAVDCWSIGVIAYILLCGYPPFYDENDAKLFEQILQAEYEFDSPYWDDISDSAKDFIQHLMEKDPGKRFTCEQALQHPWIAGDTALDKNIHQSVSEQIKKNFAKSKWKQAFNATVVVRHMRKLQLGTSQDVPGQTTPTSPGEQLVGGTSNGSECERLPPRRVQHLPPD, from the exons ATGCCGCTGGGGCAGGATGGGCCCAGCTGGAAGAAGAGGATAGAGGATATTCAGCGGATCTATGATTTCCGAGACGTCCTGGGCAC GGGGGCCTTCTCCGAAGTGGTCCTGGCGGAGGAGAAGACGACGCGGAAGCTTGTGGCCATCAAGTGCATTGCCAAGAAGGCACTGGAGGGAAAGGAGACCAGCATTGAGAACGAGATTGCCGTCCTCCACAA AATCAAGCACCCCAATATTGTGGCCTTGGATGATATCTACGAGAGTGGCACCCACCTCTACCTCATCATGCAGCT ggtcTCGGGGGGGGAACTCTTTGACCGCATTGTGGAGAAGGGCTTCTACACTGAGCGGGATGCCAGCGCCCTGATCCGGCAGATCCTCGATGCTGTCAAATACCTGCATGACATGGGTATCGTCCACCGTGACCTGAAG CCCGAGAACCTGCTCTATTACAGCATGGATGAGGACTCCAAGATCATGATCAGTGACTTCGGGCTGTCGAAGATCGAGGGCTGTGGCAGTGTCATGTCCACAGCCTGCGGCACCCCTGGCTATGTGG cccctgagGTGCTAGCACAGAAGCCCTACAGCAAAGCAGTGGATTGCTGGTCCATCGGAGTAATCGCCTACATCCT GCTCTGTGGTTACCCCCCTTTCTATGATGAGAATGATGCCAAGCTCTTTGAGCAGATCCTGCAGGCGGAGTACGAGTTTGACTCACCATACTGGGATGATATCTCAGACTCAG CCAAGGACTTTATCCAGCACCTGATGGAGAAGGACCCTGGCAAGCGATTCACCTGTGAGCAagccctgcagcatccctg GATTGCTGGGGACACAGCCCTGGACAAGAACATCCACCAGTCAGTGAGTGAGCAGATCAAGAAAAATTTTGCAAAAAGCAAGTGGAAG CAAGCTTTCAATGCCACGGTGGTGGTGAGACACATGAGaaagctgcagctgggaacCAGCCAGGACGTCCCTGGGCAGACAACTCCCACCAGCCCTGGTGAACAATTAGTCGGGGGGACCAGCAATG GGTCAGAGTGTGAGCGCCTACCCCCAAGAAGAGTTCAGCATCTCCCACCAGACTGA
- the OGG1 gene encoding N-glycosylase/DNA lyase isoform X3, whose protein sequence is MKLRDDPSACPSVWRCLSCPPAELRLDLVLSSGQSFRWWESSPGAWTGVLGGRVWTLRQDGDRLWYTVYGEEDEHNEEERDGCLPEAAKLDAAETDRILRDYFQLDVGLSALYRAWGAADPLFRKVAKDFPGVRVLRQDPVECLFSFICTSNNHISRITAMIERLCQAFGRRLCCLDARPFHAFPSLSALTGTDAEARLRALGFGYRAKFVSGSARAIAEGLGPEGLFQLRTAPYAEARRVLCALPGVGAKVADCVCLLSLDKAEAVPVDTHVWHIARQRYGVALGGKSLTPRAYQEIGDFFRGLWGPRAGWAQAVLFCADLRKGQKPASSQHQV, encoded by the exons ATGAAGCTGCGGGACGACCCGTCTGCCTGCCCGTCCGTGTGGCGGTGCTTGTCGTGCCCGCCGGCCGAGCTGCGCCTGGACCTGGTGCTGTCTTCGGGACAGAGCTTTCG GTGGTGGGAGAGCAGCCCGGGGGCCTGGACGGGTGTGCTAGGGGGCCGCGTCTGGACACTACGGCAGGACGGGGATCGGCTCTGGTACACGGTGTACGGCGAGGAGGATGAGCACAATGAGGAGGAGCGGGATGGGTGCCTCCCCGAAGCAGCGAAGCTGGACGCCGCAGAGACGGACCGGATCCTGCGTGACTACTTCCAGCTGGATGTGGGTCTGTCGGCCCTGTACCGTGCCTGGGGGGCGGCCGATCCCCTGTTCCGCAAGGTGGCCAAGGACTTCCCAG GGGTGCGGGTGCTGCGGCAGGACCCCGTCGAATGCCTCTTCTCCTTCATCTGCACCTCCAACAACCATATTTCCCGCATCACTGCCATGATCGAGCGCCTCTGCCAGGCCTTCGGACGCCGCCTCTGCTGCCTCGATGCCCGGCCCTTCCATGCCTTCCCGTCCCTCTCGGCCCTCACAG GCACTGATGCCGAGGCACGGCTGCGGGCTCTGGGCTTTGGGTACCGCGCCAAGTTTGTCAGCGGCAGTGCGCGGGCCATCGCCGAGGGGCTCGGCCCCGAGGGGCTGTTCCAGCTCCGCACCGCACCCTATGCCGAGGCCAGGAGGGTGCTGTGCGCCCTGCCTGGTGTAGGTGCCAAG gtGGCCGACTGTGTCTGCCTATTGTCCCTGGACAAGGCGGAGGCAGTGCCGGTGGACACCCACGTCTGGCACATTGCACGGCAGCGCTACGGCGTGGCCCTGGGTGGTAAGAGCCTCACTCCCCGGGCCTACCAGGAGATCg GCGACTTCTTCCGGGGGCTGTGGGGCCCTCGTGCTGGCTGGGCGCAGGCA GTCCTGTTCTGTGCTGACCTCCGTAAGGGTCAGAagccagccagcagccagcatCAGGTCTAG
- the OGG1 gene encoding N-glycosylase/DNA lyase isoform X5, translated as MKLRDDPSACPSVWRCLSCPPAELRLDLVLSSGQSFRWWESSPGAWTGVLGGRVWTLRQDGDRLWYTVYGEEDEHNEEERDGCLPEAAKLDAAETDRILRDYFQLDVGLSALYRAWGAADPLFRKVAKDFPGVRVLRQDPVECLFSFICTSNNHISRITAMIERLCQAFGRRLCCLDARPFHAFPSLSALTGDFFRGLWGPRAGWAQAVLFCADLRKGQKPASSQHQV; from the exons ATGAAGCTGCGGGACGACCCGTCTGCCTGCCCGTCCGTGTGGCGGTGCTTGTCGTGCCCGCCGGCCGAGCTGCGCCTGGACCTGGTGCTGTCTTCGGGACAGAGCTTTCG GTGGTGGGAGAGCAGCCCGGGGGCCTGGACGGGTGTGCTAGGGGGCCGCGTCTGGACACTACGGCAGGACGGGGATCGGCTCTGGTACACGGTGTACGGCGAGGAGGATGAGCACAATGAGGAGGAGCGGGATGGGTGCCTCCCCGAAGCAGCGAAGCTGGACGCCGCAGAGACGGACCGGATCCTGCGTGACTACTTCCAGCTGGATGTGGGTCTGTCGGCCCTGTACCGTGCCTGGGGGGCGGCCGATCCCCTGTTCCGCAAGGTGGCCAAGGACTTCCCAG GGGTGCGGGTGCTGCGGCAGGACCCCGTCGAATGCCTCTTCTCCTTCATCTGCACCTCCAACAACCATATTTCCCGCATCACTGCCATGATCGAGCGCCTCTGCCAGGCCTTCGGACGCCGCCTCTGCTGCCTCGATGCCCGGCCCTTCCATGCCTTCCCGTCCCTCTCGGCCCTCACAG GCGACTTCTTCCGGGGGCTGTGGGGCCCTCGTGCTGGCTGGGCGCAGGCA GTCCTGTTCTGTGCTGACCTCCGTAAGGGTCAGAagccagccagcagccagcatCAGGTCTAG
- the OGG1 gene encoding N-glycosylase/DNA lyase isoform X2 — protein sequence MKLRDDPSACPSVWRCLSCPPAELRLDLVLSSGQSFRWWESSPGAWTGVLGGRVWTLRQDGDRLWYTVYGEEDEHNEEERDGCLPEAAKLDAAETDRILRDYFQLDVGLSALYRAWGAADPLFRKVAKDFPGVRVLRQDPVECLFSFICTSNNHISRITAMIERLCQAFGRRLCCLDARPFHAFPSLSALTGTDAEARLRALGFGYRAKFVSGSARAIAEGLGPEGLFQLRTAPYAEARRVLCALPGVGAKVADCVCLLSLDKAEAVPVDTHVWHIARQRYGVALGGKSLTPRAYQEIGDFFRGLWGPRAGWAQAVSTPLSGTLAPHPSHAHPIISPLQVLFCADLRKGQKPASSQHQV from the exons ATGAAGCTGCGGGACGACCCGTCTGCCTGCCCGTCCGTGTGGCGGTGCTTGTCGTGCCCGCCGGCCGAGCTGCGCCTGGACCTGGTGCTGTCTTCGGGACAGAGCTTTCG GTGGTGGGAGAGCAGCCCGGGGGCCTGGACGGGTGTGCTAGGGGGCCGCGTCTGGACACTACGGCAGGACGGGGATCGGCTCTGGTACACGGTGTACGGCGAGGAGGATGAGCACAATGAGGAGGAGCGGGATGGGTGCCTCCCCGAAGCAGCGAAGCTGGACGCCGCAGAGACGGACCGGATCCTGCGTGACTACTTCCAGCTGGATGTGGGTCTGTCGGCCCTGTACCGTGCCTGGGGGGCGGCCGATCCCCTGTTCCGCAAGGTGGCCAAGGACTTCCCAG GGGTGCGGGTGCTGCGGCAGGACCCCGTCGAATGCCTCTTCTCCTTCATCTGCACCTCCAACAACCATATTTCCCGCATCACTGCCATGATCGAGCGCCTCTGCCAGGCCTTCGGACGCCGCCTCTGCTGCCTCGATGCCCGGCCCTTCCATGCCTTCCCGTCCCTCTCGGCCCTCACAG GCACTGATGCCGAGGCACGGCTGCGGGCTCTGGGCTTTGGGTACCGCGCCAAGTTTGTCAGCGGCAGTGCGCGGGCCATCGCCGAGGGGCTCGGCCCCGAGGGGCTGTTCCAGCTCCGCACCGCACCCTATGCCGAGGCCAGGAGGGTGCTGTGCGCCCTGCCTGGTGTAGGTGCCAAG gtGGCCGACTGTGTCTGCCTATTGTCCCTGGACAAGGCGGAGGCAGTGCCGGTGGACACCCACGTCTGGCACATTGCACGGCAGCGCTACGGCGTGGCCCTGGGTGGTAAGAGCCTCACTCCCCGGGCCTACCAGGAGATCg GCGACTTCTTCCGGGGGCTGTGGGGCCCTCGTGCTGGCTGGGCGCAGGCAGTGAGTACCCCCCTTTCTGGCACCCttgccccccaccccagccatgcCCACCCCATTATCTCCCCCCTCCAGGTCCTGTTCTGTGCTGACCTCCGTAAGGGTCAGAagccagccagcagccagcatCAGGTCTAG
- the OGG1 gene encoding N-glycosylase/DNA lyase isoform X1, which yields MKLRDDPSACPSVWRCLSCPPAELRLDLVLSSGQSFRWWESSPGAWTGVLGGRVWTLRQDGDRLWYTVYGEEDEHNEEERDGCLPEAAKLDAAETDRILRDYFQLDVGLSALYRAWGAADPLFRKVAKDFPGVRVLRQDPVECLFSFICTSNNHISRITAMIERLCQAFGRRLCCLDARPFHAFPSLSALTGTDAEARLRALGFGYRAKFVSGSARAIAEGLGPEGLFQLRTAPYAEARRVLCALPGVGAKVADCVCLLSLDKAEAVPVDTHVWHIARQRYGVALGGKSLTPRAYQEIVCHHTGVHPLSTGDFFRGLWGPRAGWAQAVSTPLSGTLAPHPSHAHPIISPLQVLFCADLRKGQKPASSQHQV from the exons ATGAAGCTGCGGGACGACCCGTCTGCCTGCCCGTCCGTGTGGCGGTGCTTGTCGTGCCCGCCGGCCGAGCTGCGCCTGGACCTGGTGCTGTCTTCGGGACAGAGCTTTCG GTGGTGGGAGAGCAGCCCGGGGGCCTGGACGGGTGTGCTAGGGGGCCGCGTCTGGACACTACGGCAGGACGGGGATCGGCTCTGGTACACGGTGTACGGCGAGGAGGATGAGCACAATGAGGAGGAGCGGGATGGGTGCCTCCCCGAAGCAGCGAAGCTGGACGCCGCAGAGACGGACCGGATCCTGCGTGACTACTTCCAGCTGGATGTGGGTCTGTCGGCCCTGTACCGTGCCTGGGGGGCGGCCGATCCCCTGTTCCGCAAGGTGGCCAAGGACTTCCCAG GGGTGCGGGTGCTGCGGCAGGACCCCGTCGAATGCCTCTTCTCCTTCATCTGCACCTCCAACAACCATATTTCCCGCATCACTGCCATGATCGAGCGCCTCTGCCAGGCCTTCGGACGCCGCCTCTGCTGCCTCGATGCCCGGCCCTTCCATGCCTTCCCGTCCCTCTCGGCCCTCACAG GCACTGATGCCGAGGCACGGCTGCGGGCTCTGGGCTTTGGGTACCGCGCCAAGTTTGTCAGCGGCAGTGCGCGGGCCATCGCCGAGGGGCTCGGCCCCGAGGGGCTGTTCCAGCTCCGCACCGCACCCTATGCCGAGGCCAGGAGGGTGCTGTGCGCCCTGCCTGGTGTAGGTGCCAAG gtGGCCGACTGTGTCTGCCTATTGTCCCTGGACAAGGCGGAGGCAGTGCCGGTGGACACCCACGTCTGGCACATTGCACGGCAGCGCTACGGCGTGGCCCTGGGTGGTAAGAGCCTCACTCCCCGGGCCTACCAGGAGATCg TGTGCCACCACACTGGCGTTCACCCTCTCTCCACAGGCGACTTCTTCCGGGGGCTGTGGGGCCCTCGTGCTGGCTGGGCGCAGGCAGTGAGTACCCCCCTTTCTGGCACCCttgccccccaccccagccatgcCCACCCCATTATCTCCCCCCTCCAGGTCCTGTTCTGTGCTGACCTCCGTAAGGGTCAGAagccagccagcagccagcatCAGGTCTAG
- the OGG1 gene encoding N-glycosylase/DNA lyase isoform X4 has translation MKLRDDPSACPSVWRCLSCPPAELRLDLVLSSGQSFRWWESSPGAWTGVLGGRVWTLRQDGDRLWYTVYGEEDEHNEEERDGCLPEAAKLDAAETDRILRDYFQLDVGLSALYRAWGAADPLFRKVAKDFPGVRVLRQDPVECLFSFICTSNNHISRITAMIERLCQAFGRRLCCLDARPFHAFPSLSALTGDFFRGLWGPRAGWAQAVSTPLSGTLAPHPSHAHPIISPLQVLFCADLRKGQKPASSQHQV, from the exons ATGAAGCTGCGGGACGACCCGTCTGCCTGCCCGTCCGTGTGGCGGTGCTTGTCGTGCCCGCCGGCCGAGCTGCGCCTGGACCTGGTGCTGTCTTCGGGACAGAGCTTTCG GTGGTGGGAGAGCAGCCCGGGGGCCTGGACGGGTGTGCTAGGGGGCCGCGTCTGGACACTACGGCAGGACGGGGATCGGCTCTGGTACACGGTGTACGGCGAGGAGGATGAGCACAATGAGGAGGAGCGGGATGGGTGCCTCCCCGAAGCAGCGAAGCTGGACGCCGCAGAGACGGACCGGATCCTGCGTGACTACTTCCAGCTGGATGTGGGTCTGTCGGCCCTGTACCGTGCCTGGGGGGCGGCCGATCCCCTGTTCCGCAAGGTGGCCAAGGACTTCCCAG GGGTGCGGGTGCTGCGGCAGGACCCCGTCGAATGCCTCTTCTCCTTCATCTGCACCTCCAACAACCATATTTCCCGCATCACTGCCATGATCGAGCGCCTCTGCCAGGCCTTCGGACGCCGCCTCTGCTGCCTCGATGCCCGGCCCTTCCATGCCTTCCCGTCCCTCTCGGCCCTCACAG GCGACTTCTTCCGGGGGCTGTGGGGCCCTCGTGCTGGCTGGGCGCAGGCAGTGAGTACCCCCCTTTCTGGCACCCttgccccccaccccagccatgcCCACCCCATTATCTCCCCCCTCCAGGTCCTGTTCTGTGCTGACCTCCGTAAGGGTCAGAagccagccagcagccagcatCAGGTCTAG